One window of Pyxicephalus adspersus chromosome 4, UCB_Pads_2.0, whole genome shotgun sequence genomic DNA carries:
- the ZNF292 gene encoding zinc finger protein 292 isoform X1: MADGEAEPENGSCPDLAAEMPRLEERLQELESQLRVSGAGGGEDEAVQAASEYCQRFCQTLLEFAEKWKASEDSLPLLEVYMVAIHSYSNARPYLTSQCENVGLVLERLALSCVELLLCLPQELPDDHWQKFQGSIKAAHERLTENGSHELLILCNMSQEAGVWKDPVLAKILNNEIQDPCQADSFLCLEGPLLLEMRVKRLLKLSKVAEATYLAKLCSDHPDMSKKGHFKQLYLKCLCAASPNIKLIEEIAKVDCKDALEMICNLESEGDEKTSLILCAAFLSRQLQFGEMYCAWELTLFWSKLQRRVEPSIQVYLEICRQLSQLTKTVYHIFFLIKVIQSETEAAGLPTCIELCVRALRLESSENAKVKISICKTISCLLPDDLEVKRACQLTEFLLEPTVDAYYAVEMLYNQPDQKYDEESLPVPNSLRCELLLVLKTRWPFDPEFWDWKTLKRQCLALMGEQASIVSSIDELNDNEAYDQMDNYQELAKDATSNGLQSFDAALVQEVSDEKPKKKPIKKMREHGYVSARFRNWQAYMQYCVLCDKEFLGHRIIRHAQKHCIDGTYSCPICAKQYTTKETFIPHVTLHVKQSCKERLETMKPLKRLPKSPKKEPDCKIKKPETITKQERQVKKNTFYSDDFIVFNDNDNSDDNDDKDKSGNFHPEKPVNEFPCPVQFCNKGFKYFKNLIAHVRGHKDSEEATRFLEIQSKKVVCQYCRRQFVSLTHLNDHLQMHCGSQPYICIQMKCKASFETYTDLLAHRKEHRHFKAKCMFPNCGRIFSAAYMLFDHEAQHYNTFTCKHVGCGKIFRSQHQLEQHMSEHATETTQLKSSQSAELTEATRTDVKCEDVQEPLLPAGNVNIKLEPLQSEDISGSVINKDPVVPETSLQSQKMAAVTTCEVTNSDHLLDQIIIPAANVLPTTNLLTQVLASPSNDLNILPKPDMLASTAFTGDSGNFKLPSVPEGFRDLLDQNKLLPSGNIENASETSKMSLSAFEVQQLSLFQDGKTNCQDNSSIDQTDVMNAGKNQIEGQEQINSMVPFNVHNQSNQCENNLIMPGYEENSKPENILSLSLETSSALSNVLPPVCNAPITPIAATPNERFKCNVDGCTRIYNSVQSIGKHMKSTHPEHYDFFKMERKNRKKLKPGTSLPPPDGKSIYTILLGPDVPTIQPQLQNTANHNFCNQLQHLPNSVFPTQFENLVNPLLSPTETVLPQEMPKNVAETLLRTEVGNLNNSSLNSQIEDLAKVLPMKFENGSDPFLPMPTENDPLPVVSSLSGNTMFSQLGGSADHVLTGSEATNSVFMKEDIDADASFSKQVDNTDMDGSFNLEKSSSMLSNSADKNNAPNMPAKNKERKVKHSPRAKFPAIIRDGKFICSRCYRAFTNPRSLGGHLSKRAVCKPHNDYGIPPPIVPQGDGQPSVLASMILSSSPNQKVQIPPQQTFSPEVTVKSEHFLPSGQPGSENAPYIKPEFSHPGLSPQEEKANAIKQNFVAPENDGNGQLSSDSMLSNCISNTPQINTADSSNIAETHALTTNASLQGASSLGTVYANSSVGIHLPSGQPIKTENDLCPNSLVNSAVETHDVTKQVSSTRVSVISSPRSSCITTAKKRSSTSKRKKKPDTPVAVETTQELARNILAALGGNLQMSMEMQPNLMTYGSELLENIAKNLSNADKELLMSCLNESFKTNSETQALSQLSVQPEKSKQPILPPNTSHCKDTGNLNIHQDYREKTFDSLNPVVTDVYTINSAGPEPCSGLPQSQTTANGSIDDDLHGIMHNVMSASTAVSPLTKMNIPVCSVSPTQETSSMYDDQVFEIINLVQNLQLIDSVKLENVLSEENCPSTEALPIMSSVIVPNPSLSIVPEQSSEVSLPLTDINIEKPFVCQEEACNYCAMTKDALFKHYTKVHFYTSEKLEVIKKHQLKFAPFRCVVPSCMKTFTRNSNLRAHCQTMHNFTPEEMVKLKMKRPPGKKSANDNDLSSLEIANGTLEVKRCTESRDIAQGLKKDSLVYREVPPTIPEVSPKIEEVRAPASLPVKESQRPLLNQKNKQRSKLKQMEKELKRKRPISKELKVTQGPTSFKPYRCVQQGCTAAFSIQQSLMLHYQAVHKSKPPLFSEEDLKKETEEGDSGIKEFRCTENDCSRIFSGFANLIHHYVKLHEMTAEEIENIVSSSSVEEFNCDQSRCTATFTTCIKYIEHLEETHSLKVKQAKFDGEEMYRCNIESCDRVYATRSNLLRHIYLKHKEKHKEHLIRPRKLSVGDQENTEENIQKERSSVPKQKCGTIANVVPKTKKCKGSKIYKDVNRKNEQIMSGPSTLKFGRHTYSLKDKDAAVAECPDSFLKQYPCMIHGCTSVVASEHNIIRHYKCHKFSRAFIARHKKALVVCKRRTSPKVTESPSTEQDVDHTKPDIKETTDLSTDTQQKQSNHNILESGDESIISTSQQSENDKDEMDELAELFISKLSNEDSTGSESHTRTPPCVSSDLQETSSCQSEPQRTAVGVKRTNKQKQATPNKKRKVVTPDTLSTESSSALSCDETIVAETTPEDTPAFDLSSFKPMGFEVSFLKFIEESVVKEKKTVEKSHLNINPEPEQQPTEEKAHVSDDEEPDSDIYLLFSNPSQLPNLENVKIVLVEAFNDYIELVVKQLNELKPAVVLKKHPVPKDEPASFAKEQNVDLDSKSTL; the protein is encoded by the exons ACTCTTCTCGAATTTGCTGAAAAGTGGAAAGCCTCAGAAGATTCTCTGCCATTATTGGAAGTGTACATGGTCGCCATTCATAGTTACTCGAATGCTCGACCCTACCTTACCTCACAGTGTGAAAATGTTGGCTTGGTACTTGAGCGGCTAGCTTT AAGCTGTGTTGAACTCCTTTTATGTTTGCCTCAAGAGTTACCGGATGATCATTGGCAGAAATTTCAAGGCTCCATTAAG GCTGCTCATGAGCGGTTAACTGAAAATGGCAGCCATGAGCTTTTAATCTTGTGCAACATGTCTCAAGAAGCTGGTGTGTGGAAGGATCCAGTTTTGGCCAAGATCCTTAACAATGAAATCCAGGACCCCTGCcagg CGGATAGTTTTCTGTGTTTGGAAGGCCCATTGCTACTTGAGATGCGAGTTAAGCGACTTCTTAAACTTAGCAAAGTGGCTGAGGCAACCTACCTGGCAAAATTATGCTCCGACCACCCAGATatgagcaagaagggacacttcAAACAATTATACCTAAAATGCCTTTGTGCAGCATCTCCAAACATAAAGCTTATAGAAGAG atTGCCAAAGTAGATTGTAAAGATGCATTGGAAATGATCTGTAATCTGGAGTCGGAGGGGGATGAGAAAACCTCACTTATACTGTGTGCAGCATTTCTTTCCCGCCAACTACAATTTGGGGAAATGTACTGTGCCTG GGAATTAACACTTTTCTGGAGCAAACTACAAAGAAGGGTTGAACCATCTATCCAGGTGTATCTGGAAATTTGTCGCCAACTGTCTCAGCTGACAAAAACCGTGTACCATATCTTCTTTCTTATCAAGGTTATTCAGTCAGAG ACTGAAGCTGCAGGACTTCCAACCTGTATTGAATTGTGCGTACGAGCCCTAAGATTGGAGTCGAGTGAAAATGCCAAGGTTAAAATTTCTATCTGCAAGACAATCTCCTGTTTATTACCTGATGATCTGGAGGTCAAGAGAGCCTGTCAACTCACTGAGTTCCTTTTGGAGCCTACTGTGGATGCATACTATGCTGTTGAAATGCTATACAATCAGCCAGACCAAAAATATGATGAGGAAAGTCTTCCTGTACCAAACTCGCTTCGGTGTGAACTGTTGTTGGTCTTGAAAACCAGATGGCCTTTTGATCCAGAGTTTTGGGACTGGAAAACTTTAAAGCGCCAATGCCTAGCTTTAATGGGAGAACAGGCATCCATTGTGTCTTCTATCGATGAGCTGAATGACAATGAAGCATACGATCAAATGGATAATTACCAGGAATTGGCTAAGGACGCTACATCAAACGGACTTCAGAGCTTTGATGCTGCCCTGGTTCAAGAGGTCAGCGATGAAAAGCCTAAaaagaaaccaataaaaaaaatgagagaacaTGGATATGTATCGGCAAGGTTCCGAAATTGGCAAGCCTACATGCAGTACTGTGTGTTATGTGACAAAGAGTTTCTCGGTCACAGGATCATCCGTCatgcacaaaaacattgtattgATGGCACCTATAGTTGCCCAATATGTGCAAAACAATATACCACTAAAGAAACCTTTATTCCTCATGTAACGTTGCATGTTAAGCAATCCTGCAAAGAGAGACTGGAAACTATGAAACCTCTCAAGCGATTGCCAAAGTCACCTAAAAAAGAGCctgattgtaaaattaaaaaaccaGAAACCATTACAAAGCAAGAGAGGCAGGtgaaaaagaacactttttattCAGATGACTTTATAGTGTTCAATGATAATGACAATTCTGATGATAATGATGACAAAGATAAGTCAGGAAATTTTCACCCTGAAAAACCAGTCAATGAGTTCCCCTGTCCTGTACAATTTTGCAACAAGGGATTTAAGTACTTCAAAAATTTAATTGCTCATGTGAGGGGGCACAAGGACAGTGAAGAAGCTACACGTTTCCTTGAGATACAAAGCAAGAAAGTTGTTTGCCAGTATTGTAGACGGCAGTTTGTTAGCCTTACTCACTTAAATGATCATTTACAAATGCACTGTGGAAGCCAACCATACATTTGCATACAAATGAAATGCAAGGCAAGCTTTGAGACTTACACAGATTTATTGGCACATCGAAAAGAACAtagacattttaaagcaaaatgcatGTTTCCCAACTGTGGGAGAATATTCTCTGCAGCTTACATGCTTTTTGACCATGAAGCACAACACTATAATACTTTCACATGCAAGCATGTTGGCTGTGGAAAGATCTTTCGTTCTCAACATCAGTTGGAACAGCACATGAGTGAGCATGCTACTGAAACCACACAGCTGAAGTCTAGTCAAAGTGCAGAGTTGACAGAGGCGACAAGGACAGATGTGAAGTGTGAAGATGTTCAGGAACCATTGCTGCCTGCTGGTAATGTGAACATTAAGTTAGAGCCATTGCAATCAGAAGACATTTCAGgttctgtaataaataaagatCCTGTTGTACCTGAAACCTCACTACAGTCACAGAAAATGGCAGCTGTTACTACCTGTGAAGTGACAAATTCTGATCATTTGTTAGACCAAATTATCATACCCGCTGCAAATGTTTTACCCACGACAAATTTGCTAACTCAGGTTTTAGCATCGCCATCCAATGATCTCAATATACTACCTAAGCCTGACATGTTGGCTTCCACTGCTTTTACAGGGGATTCAGGAAATTTCAAACTGCCATCCGTGCCTGAAGGCTTCCGTGATCTATTAGACCAAAACAAACTTCTTCCAAGTGGAAATATAGAAAATGCCAGTGAAACGTCAAAAATGTCACTCTCTGCTTTTGAAGTCCAACAGTTGTCACTGTTTCAGGATGGGAAAACCAACTGCCAAGATAACTCAAGCATAGATCAAACTGATGTAATGAATGCTGGTAAAAATCAAATTGAAGGTCAAGAACAAATAAACAGCATGGTCCCATTTAATGTACACAACCAATCTAACCAGTGTGAAAATAATCTGATTATGCCTGGATATGAAGAAAATTCAAAAcctgaaaacattttatcattgtcCCTTGAAACAAGCAGTGCACTCTCAAATGTTTTGCCACCTGTCTGTAATGCTCCAATAACACCTATTGCAGCAACGCCAAATGAAAGGTTCAAATGCAATGTTGATGGATGCACACGCATATATAATTCTGTTCAGAGCATTGGCAAACATATGAAGAGCACTCACCCAGAACATTATGATTTCTTTAAAATGGAGCGCAAAAATAGAAAGAAACTAAAACCTGGAACATCGTTACCACCCCCTGATGGGAAATCTATTTACACCATACTCCTGGGACCAGATGTCCCTACCATCCAGCCACAGTTACAGAACACTGCAAACCACAACTTCTGTAATCAGTTGCAACACCTTCCTAATTCTGTCTTCCCAACACAATTTGAAAACTTGGTGAACCCATTGCTGAGTCCTACAGAAACTGTTTTGCCCCAGGAAATGCCCAAAAATGTTGCAGAAACACTGTTGAGGACCGAGGTTGGAAATCTGAATAATTCTAGCTTAAACTCACAAATAGAGGATTTGGCAAAAGTCTTGCCTATGAAATTTGAAAATGGGTCTGATCCATTTCTTCCAATGCCAACAGAAAATGATCCTTTGCCAGTTGTGTCCTCACTTAGTGGAAACACAATGTTTTCTCAGCTGGGTGGAAGTGCAGACCATGTTCTGACTGGAAGTGAAGCTACAAATTCAGTGTTCATGAAAGAAGATATTGATGCAGACGCATCCTTTTCAAAACAAGTTGACAATACAGATATGGATGGAAGCTTTAATTTGGAAAAATCATCTAGCATGCTTTCAAATTCAGCTGACAAAAATAATGCTCCTAACATGCCagcaaaaaataaagagagaaaggtAAAGCACAGCCCACGTGCAAAATTTCCTGCAATAATCAGAGATGGCAAATTTATTTGTAGCAGATGCTATAGAGCTTTTACTAATCCACGATCATTAGGTGGCCATTTGTCAAAACGAGCAGTTTGTAAGCCTCACAATGATTATGGCATTCCTCCACCAATAGTTCCACAGGGAGATGGTCAGCCTTCTGTTTTGGCAAGCATGATTCTGTCATCTAGTCCAAACCAAAAAGTGCAGATACCGCCACAGCAGACTTTTAGTCCTGAAGTGACTGTTAAATCGGAACACTTTCTTCCATCTGGCCAGCCTGGAAGTGAAAATGCTCCATATATTAAACCTGAGTTTTCACATCCAGGTTTAAGCCCTCAGGAGGAAAAAGCCAATGCCATTAAACAAAACTTTGTAGCCCCAGAAAATGATGGCAACGGACAGTTATCTTCTGACAGTATGTTGAGCAACTGTATATCTAACACTCCACAAATAAATACAGCTGACTCATCAAATATTGCTGAAACACATGCCCTAACAACCAACGCGAGTTTACAAGGTGCTTCAAGTTTAGGCACTGTTTATGCTAATAGCTCAGTTGGGATACATCTTCCTAGTGGGCAGCctataaaaactgaaaatgacTTATGCCCAAATTCTTTGGTTAATTCAGCTGTTGAAACCCATGATGTAACCAAACAAGTAAGCAGCACTAGAGTGTCAGTAATTAGTAGTCCTCGTAGTTCTTGCATAACCACTGCCAAGAAAAGAAGCAGCACTTCTAAGAGAAAGAAGAAACCTGACACACCTGTGGCCGTTGAGACTACACAGGAACTAGCAAGAAATATTTTGGCAGCTTTGGGAGGAAATCTACAAATGTCAATGGAGATGCAGCCAAACCTTATGACCTATGGTTCtgaattattagaaaatatagcGAAGAACCTAAGCAATGCTGACAAAGAACTGCTCATGTCTTGCCTAAATGAAAGCTTTAAGACTAACTCAGAAACACAAGCATTAAGTCAACTTTCTGTACAACCAGAAAAAAGCAAGCAACCAATCTTACCACCCAACACATCCCATTGCAAAGACACTGGTAACCTTAATATTCACCAAGACTATAGAGAGAAGACATTTGATAGTTTGAATCCTGTTGTCACTGATGTATATACAATTAATAGTGCTGGTCCAGAACCCTGCTCTGGTTTGCCCCAAAGTCAAACCACAGCAAATGGTAGTATAGATGATGATTTACATGGAATTATGCACAATGTAATGTCAGCTAGCACTGCTGTTAGCCCACTTACCAAAATGAACATACCTGTCTGCTCAGTCTCTCCAACCCAAGAAACTTCTTCCATGTATGATGACCAAGTTTTCGAGATTATAAATTTGGTACAGAACCTTCAGCTTATAGATAGTGTGAAGCTTGAAAATGTGTTATCGGAAGAGAATTGCCCCTCCACCGAAGCGTTGCCTATTATGTCTAGTGTAATTGTCCCCAATCCAAGTCTCAGTATTGTCCCTGAACAATCCTCTGAAGTATCTTTACCGTTAACTGATATAAACATTGAAAAACCTTTTGTTTGCCAGGAGGAGGCTTGTAATTATTGTGCAATGACTAAGGAtgctttatttaaacattatacaaaagTTCACTTCTACACGTCTGAAAAGCTTGAAGTGATCAAAAAGCATCAGCTAAAGTTTGCTCCTTTTAGGTGTGTTGTTCCTTCATGTATGAAAACTTTTACTAGAAATTCAAATCTTCGAGCCCATTGTCAAACAATGCATAATTTTACACCTGAAGAAATGgtcaaattaaaaatgaaaaggccTCCTGGTAAAAAATCTGCTAATGACAATGACTTGTCGTCCTTAGAAATAGCAAATGGAACCCTGGAAGTGAAACGTTGTACAGAGTCACGTGATATTGCTCAAGGGCTCAAAAAAGATTCTTTAGTATATCGAGAAGTACCTCCCACAATCCCTGAAGTATCCCCAAAGATTGAGGAAGTGAGGGCACCTGCCTCATTGCCAGTTAAAGAGTCACAACGTCCACTACTCAATCAGAAAAACAAGCAAagatcaaaattaaaacaaatggaaaaagaacTCAAGCGCAAAAGGCCAATATCGAAAGAACTCAAGGTTACTCAAGGACCCACTTCCTTTAAACCCTATCGGTGTGTTCAACAAGGTTGCACAGCAGCTTTTAGTATACAACAAAGCCTAATGCTTCATTATCAAGCTGTTCACAAGTCAAAGCCTCCTCTATTCTCAGAAGAggacttaaaaaaagaaactgaggAGGGAGACAGTGGCATTAAAGAGTTCCGATGTACTGAAAATGATTGCTCTCGAATATTTTCTGGCTTTGCTAATTTAATTCACCATTATGTGAAACTTCATGAGATGACAGCAGAAGAAATTGAAAATATAGTTTCTTCATCAAGTGTAGAAGAGTTTAACTGTGATCAGAGTCGGTGTACAGCTACTTTTACAACTTGCATCAAGTACATTGAACACCTTGAAGAAACGCATAGCTTAAAAGTGAAGCAGGCAAAATTTGATGGTGAAGAAATGTATAGGTGTAATATTGAATCCTGTGACCGTGTCTATGCTACTCGGTCTAATTTGCTTAGGCATATTTATCTCAAGCACAAAGAGAAGCATAAAGAGCATTTAATCAGACCAAGAAAATTAAGTGTTGGTGATCAAGAAAACACAGAAGAGAACATTCAAAAGGAAAGATCCAGTGTGCCGAAACAAAAATGTGGCACAATAGCTAATGTagttcctaaaacaaaaaaatgtaaaggcagcAAAATATACAAAGACGTCAATAGGAAAAATGAGCAAATTATGAGTGGACCTTCTACTCTGAAATTTGGTAGGCATACATATTCTTTGAAGGATAAAGATGCCGCAGTAGCAGAATGCCCTGATAGTTTTCTAAAACAATATCCATGTATGATACATGGTTGTACATCCGTTGTTGCTAGTGAACACAATATTATAAGACATTATAAATGCCACAAATTTTCCAGGGCCTTTATTGCAAGACACAAAAAAGCACTAGTTGTTTGCAAAAGACGGACCTCACCTAAGGTTACGGAGTCTCCCAGTACAGAACAAGATGTAGACCATACAAAACCAGATATCAAAGAAACCACAGATTTATCAACTGACACCCAGCAAAAACAATCAAACCACAATATACTTGAAAGTGGAGATGAATCCATTATTTCCACTTCTCAGCAGAGTGAAAATGACAAAGATGAGATGGATGAACTCGCTGAActatttatttcaaaattaagTAATGAGGACAGCACCGGCTCAGAAAGCCACACAAGGACACCCCCCTGTGTCAGTAGTGACCTCCAGGAAACAAGTTCATGTCAGTCTGAGCCCCAAAGGACTGCTGTTGGTGTAAAAAGAACCAATAAACAAAAGCAGGCCACaccaaataaaaagagaaaagttgtTACACCAGATACATTGTCTACCGAATCTAGCAGTGCACTTAGCTGTGATGAGACCATAGTTGCTGAGACTACTCCTGAAGACACACCAGCATTCGACCTGAGCTCTTTCAAACCTATGGGGTTTGAAGTTTCATTTCTTAAGTTTATTGAAGAATCTGTTGTTAAGGAAAAGAAAACTGTAGAGAAAAGTCATTTAAACATAAACCCAGAGCCAGAACAGCAACCGACGGAGGAAAAGGCGCATGTGTCTGATGATGAAGAACCTGACTCGGATATATATTTACTCTTTTCTAACCCTTCACAGCTCCCCAACCTAGAAAATGTAAAGATTGTTTTAGTTGAGGCATTTAATGATTACATTGAACTTGTTGTGAAGCAGCTCAATGAACTGAAACCTGCTGTGGTTCTTAAAAAGCACCCCGTTCCTAAAGATGAACCTGCAAGCTTtgcaaaagaacaaaatgtagaCCTAGATAGCAAATCCACTTTATAG